One window from the genome of Cricetulus griseus strain 17A/GY chromosome 2, alternate assembly CriGri-PICRH-1.0, whole genome shotgun sequence encodes:
- the Prdm1 gene encoding PR domain zinc finger protein 1 isoform X2: MLDLLLEKRVGTTLAAPKSSSSSVKFQGLVDTRGIMKMDMEDADMTLWTEAEFEEKCTYIVNDYSWDSSAADGGTCVQAEASLPRNLLFKYATNNSKEVIGVVSKEYIPKGTRFGPLIGEIYTNDTVPKNANRKYFWRIYSREEFHHFIDGFNEEKSNWMRYVNPAHSAREQNLAACQNGMNIYFYTIKPIPANQELLVWYCRDFAERLHYPYPGELTMVTPTQTESYPKQYSSGKNELYPKTVPKREYSVKEILKLDSNPSKRKDFYCPDISSLTSEKDMDGFRKNGSPDMPFYPRVVYPIRAPLPEDFLKASLAYGLERPTYITNSPLPSSTTPSPPASSSPEQSLKSSSPQSSPGNTVSPLAPGPLEPRDSYSYLNASYGSEGLGSYPGYAPAPHLPPAFIPSYNAHYPKFLLPPYGISSNGLSTMNNINGINNFSLFPRLYPVYSNLLSGGNLPHPMLSPASLPSSLPSDGARRLLPPEHPREVLVPAPHSAFSLTGTAASMKDESSPPSGSPTAGTAATSEHVVQPKATSAVMAAPSTDGAMNLIKNKRNMTGYKTLPYPLKKQNGKIKYECNVCAKTFGQLSNLKVHLRVHSGERPFKCQTCNKGFTQLAHLQKHYLVHTGEKPHECQVCHKRFSSTSNLKTHLRLHSGEKPYQCKVCPAKFTQFVHLKLHKRLHTRERPHKCAQCHKSYIHLSSLKVHLKGNCPVAPAAGLPLEDLTRINDEIEKFDISDNADRLEDMEDNMDVTSMVEKEILAVVRKEKEETGLKVSLQRNLGNGLLSSGCGLYESSDLPLMKLPHSNPLPLVPVKVKQETVEPMDP, translated from the exons gCTGCCCCTAAGAGTAGCTCCAGCTCCGTGAAGTTTCAAGGGTTGGTAGACACGAGGGGGATCATGAAAATGGACATGGAGGACGCTGATATGACTCTATGGACAGAGGCTGAATTTGAAGAGAAATGTACTTACATAGTGAACGACTACTCCTGGGATTCCAGCGCCGCCGACGGGGGTACTTGTGTTCAAGCAGAGGCATCCCTACCAAGGAACCTGCTTTTCAAGTATGCTACCAACAACAGCAAAGAG GTTATTGGAGTGGTGAGTAAGGAGTATATACCAAAGGGAACGAGGTTTGGACCCCTGATAGGTGAAATCTATACCAATGACACAGTTCCCAAGAATGCTAACAGGAAATATTTTTGGCGG ATCTATTCCAGAGAGGAGTTCCACCACTTCATTGATGGCTTTAATGAGGAGAAAAGCAACTGGATGCGCTACGTGAATCCGGCTCACTCTGCCCGGGAGCAAAACCTGGCTGCCTGTCAGAACGGGATGAACATCTACTTCTACACCATTAAGCCCATCCCTGCCAACCAGGAACTTCTTGTGTGGTATTGTCGGGACTTTGCAGAGAGGCTTCACTATCCTTATCCTGGAGAGCTCACAATGGTGACTCCTA cACAAACGGAAAGCTACCCAAAGCAATACAGTAGTGGGAAAAATGAACTTTACCCAAAGACTGTCCCCAAGAGAGAGTACAGCGTGAAAGAAATTCTAAAACTGGACTCGAATCCCTCCAAAAGGAAGGACTTCTACTGTCCTGACATTTCATCCCTCACTTCAGAAAAGGACATGGATGGCTTCAGGAAAAATGGGAGCCCTGACATGCCCTTCTACCCTCGGGTTGTTTACCCCATCCGGGCACCACTGCCCGAAGACTTTTTGAAAGCATCCCTGGCCTATGGGCTAGAGAGACCCACTTATATTACTAACAGTCCCCTTCCGTCTTCCACAACTCCGAGCCCCCCAGCAAGTAGCAGCCCCGAGCAGAGCCTCAAGAGCTCCAGCCCCCAGAGCAGCCCAGGGAACACCGTGTCACCCCTGGCGCCAGGCCCCCTAGAACCCCGGGACTCCTACTCCTACTTGAATGCCTCCTATGGCTCTGAGGGCCTGGGCTCCTACCCCGGCTATGcacctgccccccacctcccaccagcTTTCATCCCCTCTTACAATGCTCACTACCCCAAGTTCCTATTGCCACCCTATGGCATAAGTTCCAATGGCTTGAGCACCATGAACAACATCAATGGCATCAACAACTTCAGCCTTTTCCCCAGGTTGTACCCTGTCTACAGTAACCTCCTCAGTGGGGGCAACCTGCCTCATCCCATGCTCAGCCCGGCTTCTCTACCGAGTTCCCTGCCCTCGGATGGAGCCCGAAGGCTGCTTCCACCGGAGCACCCCAGAGAGGTGCTTGTCCCCGCGCCCCACAGTGCCTTTTCCCTTACTGGGACTGCTGCTAGCATGAAGGACGAGAGTAGTCCCCCCAGCGGATCGCCAACGGCGGGAACCGCAGCCACGTCAGAACACGTGGTACAACCCAAAGCTACCTCAGCAGTGATGGCAGCCCCCAGCACTGATGGAGCCATGAATctcatcaaaaacaaaagaaacatgactGGTTACAAGACTCTTCCCTACCCACTGAAGAAGCAGAACGGCAAGATCAAGTATGAGTGCAATGTCTGCGCCAAGACGTTTGGTCAGCTCTCCAACCTGAAG GTCCACTTGAGAGTGCACAGTGGAGAACGGCCTTTCAAATGCCAGACCTGCAACAAGGGTTTTACTCAGCTGGCCCACCTGCAGAAACACTACCTGGTACACACAGGAGAAAAGCCACATGAATGCCAG GTCTGCCACAAGCGATTCAGCAGCACAAGCAATCTCAAGACCCACCTTCGACTGCATTCTGGAGAAAAACCTTACCAGTGTAAGGTGTGCCCTGCCAAGTTTACCCAGTTTGTGCACCTGAAGCTGCACAAGCGACTGCACACCCGGGAGCGGCCTCACAAGTGTGCCCAGTGCCACAAGAGCTATATCCACCTCAGCAGCCTCAAGGTCCACCTGAAGGGCAACTGTCCCGTGGCCCCAGCTGCCGGGCTGCCTTTGGAGGATCTGACCCGAATCAATGACGAGATTGAAAAGTTTGACATCAGTGACAATGCTGACCGTCTTGAGGACATGGAGGACAACATGGATGTGACCTCTATGGTGGAGAAGGAGATTCTAGCTGTggtcagaaaagagaaagaagaaactggTCTGAAAGTGTCTTTGCAAAGAAACCTGGGAAACGGACTCCTCTCCTCAGGGTGTGGCCTCTATGAGTCATCAGACCTGCCCCTCATGAAGTTGCCTCACAGCAACCCACTACCTCTGGTACCTGTAAAGGTCAAACAAGAAACAGTTGAACCCATGGATCCTTAA
- the Prdm1 gene encoding PR domain zinc finger protein 1 isoform X1, whose product MEKIYSREEFHHFIDGFNEEKSNWMRYVNPAHSAREQNLAACQNGMNIYFYTIKPIPANQELLVWYCRDFAERLHYPYPGELTMVTPTQTESYPKQYSSGKNELYPKTVPKREYSVKEILKLDSNPSKRKDFYCPDISSLTSEKDMDGFRKNGSPDMPFYPRVVYPIRAPLPEDFLKASLAYGLERPTYITNSPLPSSTTPSPPASSSPEQSLKSSSPQSSPGNTVSPLAPGPLEPRDSYSYLNASYGSEGLGSYPGYAPAPHLPPAFIPSYNAHYPKFLLPPYGISSNGLSTMNNINGINNFSLFPRLYPVYSNLLSGGNLPHPMLSPASLPSSLPSDGARRLLPPEHPREVLVPAPHSAFSLTGTAASMKDESSPPSGSPTAGTAATSEHVVQPKATSAVMAAPSTDGAMNLIKNKRNMTGYKTLPYPLKKQNGKIKYECNVCAKTFGQLSNLKVHLRVHSGERPFKCQTCNKGFTQLAHLQKHYLVHTGEKPHECQVCHKRFSSTSNLKTHLRLHSGEKPYQCKVCPAKFTQFVHLKLHKRLHTRERPHKCAQCHKSYIHLSSLKVHLKGNCPVAPAAGLPLEDLTRINDEIEKFDISDNADRLEDMEDNMDVTSMVEKEILAVVRKEKEETGLKVSLQRNLGNGLLSSGCGLYESSDLPLMKLPHSNPLPLVPVKVKQETVEPMDP is encoded by the exons ATGGAAAAG ATCTATTCCAGAGAGGAGTTCCACCACTTCATTGATGGCTTTAATGAGGAGAAAAGCAACTGGATGCGCTACGTGAATCCGGCTCACTCTGCCCGGGAGCAAAACCTGGCTGCCTGTCAGAACGGGATGAACATCTACTTCTACACCATTAAGCCCATCCCTGCCAACCAGGAACTTCTTGTGTGGTATTGTCGGGACTTTGCAGAGAGGCTTCACTATCCTTATCCTGGAGAGCTCACAATGGTGACTCCTA cACAAACGGAAAGCTACCCAAAGCAATACAGTAGTGGGAAAAATGAACTTTACCCAAAGACTGTCCCCAAGAGAGAGTACAGCGTGAAAGAAATTCTAAAACTGGACTCGAATCCCTCCAAAAGGAAGGACTTCTACTGTCCTGACATTTCATCCCTCACTTCAGAAAAGGACATGGATGGCTTCAGGAAAAATGGGAGCCCTGACATGCCCTTCTACCCTCGGGTTGTTTACCCCATCCGGGCACCACTGCCCGAAGACTTTTTGAAAGCATCCCTGGCCTATGGGCTAGAGAGACCCACTTATATTACTAACAGTCCCCTTCCGTCTTCCACAACTCCGAGCCCCCCAGCAAGTAGCAGCCCCGAGCAGAGCCTCAAGAGCTCCAGCCCCCAGAGCAGCCCAGGGAACACCGTGTCACCCCTGGCGCCAGGCCCCCTAGAACCCCGGGACTCCTACTCCTACTTGAATGCCTCCTATGGCTCTGAGGGCCTGGGCTCCTACCCCGGCTATGcacctgccccccacctcccaccagcTTTCATCCCCTCTTACAATGCTCACTACCCCAAGTTCCTATTGCCACCCTATGGCATAAGTTCCAATGGCTTGAGCACCATGAACAACATCAATGGCATCAACAACTTCAGCCTTTTCCCCAGGTTGTACCCTGTCTACAGTAACCTCCTCAGTGGGGGCAACCTGCCTCATCCCATGCTCAGCCCGGCTTCTCTACCGAGTTCCCTGCCCTCGGATGGAGCCCGAAGGCTGCTTCCACCGGAGCACCCCAGAGAGGTGCTTGTCCCCGCGCCCCACAGTGCCTTTTCCCTTACTGGGACTGCTGCTAGCATGAAGGACGAGAGTAGTCCCCCCAGCGGATCGCCAACGGCGGGAACCGCAGCCACGTCAGAACACGTGGTACAACCCAAAGCTACCTCAGCAGTGATGGCAGCCCCCAGCACTGATGGAGCCATGAATctcatcaaaaacaaaagaaacatgactGGTTACAAGACTCTTCCCTACCCACTGAAGAAGCAGAACGGCAAGATCAAGTATGAGTGCAATGTCTGCGCCAAGACGTTTGGTCAGCTCTCCAACCTGAAG GTCCACTTGAGAGTGCACAGTGGAGAACGGCCTTTCAAATGCCAGACCTGCAACAAGGGTTTTACTCAGCTGGCCCACCTGCAGAAACACTACCTGGTACACACAGGAGAAAAGCCACATGAATGCCAG GTCTGCCACAAGCGATTCAGCAGCACAAGCAATCTCAAGACCCACCTTCGACTGCATTCTGGAGAAAAACCTTACCAGTGTAAGGTGTGCCCTGCCAAGTTTACCCAGTTTGTGCACCTGAAGCTGCACAAGCGACTGCACACCCGGGAGCGGCCTCACAAGTGTGCCCAGTGCCACAAGAGCTATATCCACCTCAGCAGCCTCAAGGTCCACCTGAAGGGCAACTGTCCCGTGGCCCCAGCTGCCGGGCTGCCTTTGGAGGATCTGACCCGAATCAATGACGAGATTGAAAAGTTTGACATCAGTGACAATGCTGACCGTCTTGAGGACATGGAGGACAACATGGATGTGACCTCTATGGTGGAGAAGGAGATTCTAGCTGTggtcagaaaagagaaagaagaaactggTCTGAAAGTGTCTTTGCAAAGAAACCTGGGAAACGGACTCCTCTCCTCAGGGTGTGGCCTCTATGAGTCATCAGACCTGCCCCTCATGAAGTTGCCTCACAGCAACCCACTACCTCTGGTACCTGTAAAGGTCAAACAAGAAACAGTTGAACCCATGGATCCTTAA